The Rhopalosiphum maidis isolate BTI-1 chromosome 1, ASM367621v3, whole genome shotgun sequence genome has a segment encoding these proteins:
- the LOC113553299 gene encoding arginine-hydroxylase NDUFAF5, mitochondrial, which produces MLCKMNILRKSLMNEKLFIRKLATLKNANEPTPMTVFDRKAKVFQKQRAAIAEDSSIYEYIKEEVGYRLSDRLFDIKRQFNLVVDLGCGYGHVSKHISIDNVKELIMCDICQEILNKAKNPEPEVKVSKIVVDEEKLPFENDSIDLIISCLNLHWVNNLPSTFLQIKNCLKNDGVFLGAMLAGDTLYELRSSLQLAGIERDGGVAPRISPFVRLRDVGALMQSAGFSMLTLDTDELIIRYPSMFELMWDLKGMGENNAVLQRPLRLNKNTMFAAATIYDKLYGNQDDNSDTKGIPATFQVLYMIGWKPDPSQPKPLSRGSGQISIKDIGELDKIVKNLGKIET; this is translated from the coding sequence atgttgtgtaaaatgaacattttaagaaaatcattaatgaatgaaaaattatttattagaaaattagcAACATTAAAAAACGCAAATGAACCTACACCCATGACCGTTTTTGACAGAAAAGCtaaagtttttcaaaaacaaagaGCAGCAATAGCTGAAGATAGttcaatttatgaatatattaaagaagAAGTTGGATATCGTTTATCAGATCGCCTCTTTGATATAAAAcgacaatttaatttagtggTTGATCTGGGTTGTGGATATGGACATGTATCAAAACACATTTCCATAGATAATGTAAAAGAGTTAATTATGTGCGATATATGCCaagaaattttgaataaagccAAAAATCCTGAGCCTGAAGTAAAGGTTAGTAAAATAGTAGTTGACGAAGAGAAATTACCTTTTGAAAATGatagtattgatttaataattagttgttTAAATCTCCATTgggtaaataatttaccttcaacttttctacaaattaaaaattgtttgaaaaacgATGGAGTTTTTCTAGGAGCAATGTTAGCAGGTGACACTTTATATGAATTACGATCATCATTACAATTGGCAGGCATCGAACGTGATGGAGGCGTAGCACCTAGAATATCACCTTTTGTCCGTCTTAGGGATGTGGGAGCATTAATGCAAAGTGCTGGATTTTCTATGCTAACATTAGATACAGATGAACTAATTATTCGTTACCCATCAATGTTTGAACTAATGTGGGATCTGAAAGGTATGGGAGAAAATAATGCTGTTCTACAACGGCCTTTGCGACTGAACAAGAATACTATGTTTGCAGCAGCTACTATATATGATAAGCTTTACGGAAATCAAGATGATAATAGCGATACTAAAGGTATTCCAGCTACATTTCAAGTTTTGTATATGATAGGATGGAAACCAGATCCATCACAACCAAAACCATTATCTCGAGGCTCAGGACAAATTTCAATCAAAGATATAGGAGAGCTtgataaaattgtcaaaaactTAGGAAAGATtgaaacataa
- the LOC113553270 gene encoding kinesin-like protein KIF18A isoform X1, producing the protein MVLNRRSLENLKKLVPGRGRNIAQEEQMRVFVRIKPLPEEDDLLKPKTIRIRNDNGLIFDPKQDETPFFFHGVKQNPRDISKRQHKSIKYDFHRVFGPQSSNEDIYNESTKDLLNKLLCGYNCSVFVYGATGAGKTFTMLGNETNYGITYLTMKDLYEKVNEQQNSKKFEIYVSYLEVYNEMVYDLLVTDKKPLFLRECGNTTSVAGITIKMVNNVDELIEMLRRGNDNRTQHPTDANAESSRSHALFQVYIQMTFKHTDQVKMAKLSMVDLAGSERASSNKGMRFKEGSNINKSLLALGNCINNLSDGLRHIPYRDSKLTRLLKDSLGGNCKTLMISCVSPALSSYEDTHNTLKYASRAMKIKSNLKENVMSINHPPSHYTKLISGLEDEIQHLKKKHEELSKSKTPVPPDNLEDLKSTLESLFTGKIKKHNEILRLESTQKKTELRIFLKKNLLERFSSFNVPNLDEMTSELNRINMAIQQFQGRMASLNAQLNILWDEVIASNNELNLFIKKLEENNVKQFLDIDIVRFNAEVVIEEQATLLEHRNEIGMILDSNLNISNELITMLAEKSNQYYTLLNAHNKNTEDMKKNHINVTKSFLGGLKAVSWDFSPGNQCKIKRDAFFNLNELSIENLRSCTKPEFSRPIKLEECMSPLQIVEDKLEQITLQPEINKMDTSPDSNADETVVISSQAESLNNTFVLKQNLDLASVKRMATTTPHRSKPPIDTRCLTKSITKPTIQRKRLVLNNHKTGLSNRKVNQENMPLIMAATRTLADPILAKAITKTRNNTNNILTTKSVNTRITSQDSCKTIVKNQKPTLTMRQRNWL; encoded by the exons ATGGTACTTAACCGTAGAAGCttagaaaatttgaaaaaacttGTACCTGGACGGGGACGAAATATTGCTCAGGAAGAACAAATGCGAGTATTTGTGCGTATTAAACCATTACCAGAAGAAGATGATTTACTTAAACc TAAAACAATAAGAATCAGAAATGATAatggtttaatatttgatCCAAAACAAGACGAGAcaccattttttttccatGGTGTTAAACAAAACCCCAGAGATATTTCAAAAAGACaacataaatcaataaaatatgattttcatcGTGTTTTTGGACCCCAAAGTTCTAATGAAGATATTTACAATGAAAGCACTAAAGATTTACTTAACAAACTTTTGTGTGGATATAATTGTTCAG TTTTCGTTTATGGAGCGACAGGTGCTGGAAAAACATTTACCATGTTGGGTAATGAAACAAACTAtggtattacatatttaactatgAAAGATTTGTATGAAAAAGTTAATGAAcaacaaaattctaaaaaatttgaaatttatgtttCCTATCTTGaa gtgtATAATGAAATGGTATATGACTTATTAGTAACCGAtaaaaaacctttatttttaCGTGAATGTGGAAATACAACGTCAGTTGCtggtataacaataaaaatggtaaataatgTTGATGAACTTATTGAAATGCTACGTCGAGGCAATGACAATCGTACACAACACCCCACTGATGCCAATGCCGAGTCATCTAGATCACATGCATTGTTTCAAGTGTATATACAGATGACATTTAAACATACAGATCAAGTAAAAATGGCCAAGCTGTCCATGGTTGATCTGGCAGGTTCAGAAAGAGCATCTTCTAATAAAGGGATGAGGTTTAAAGAAGGatctaacattaataaatccCTACTTGCTCTCG gaAATTGTATCAATAACTTGTCAGATGGGTTGAGGCACATACCTTACAGAGATTCAAAACTAACTAGATTATTAAAAGATTCTCTTGGTGGAAACTGTAAGACTCTGATGATTTCATGTGTGTCACCAGCCTTGTCATCATATGAAGATACTCATAACACATTGAAATATGCTTCTCGagctatgaaaattaaatccaat ctgAAAGAAAATGTAATGTCAATCAACCATCCTCCATCCcattacacaaaattaatatctgGCTTAGAAGATGAAATTCAGCATCTGAAGAAAAAACATGAAGAATTATCAAAATCTAAGACACCTGTACCACCAGACAATTTAGAAGATCTTAAATCAACTTTGGAATCTTTATTCactggaaaaattaaaaaacacaatGAAATTCTTCGTTTAGAatcaacacaaaaaaaaacagaattgagaatatttttaaagaaaaatttactTGAACGATTTTCTTCGTTTAACGTTCCAAATTTAGATGAAATG accAGTGAATTGAATCGAATAAATATGGCTATTCAACAATTTCAAGGGCGTATGGCTAGTTTAAATgctcaattaaatatattatgggaTGAAGTAATTGCATCTAACAAtgaattaaacttatttattaaaaaacttgaggaaaataatgttaaacaatttttagatattgatATTGTTCGTTTTAATGCTgag GTTGTCATAGAAGAGCAAGCTACCCTTCTTGAGCATAGAAATGAGATTGGTATGATATTGGACAGTAACCTCAATATCAGTAATGAACTAATAACTATGCTTGCGGAAAAATCTAatcagtattatacattattaaacgcacataataaaaatacagaagatatgaaaaaaaatcatatt AATgtaacaaaatcatttttgggAGGTTTGAAAGCAGTTAGTTGGGATTTTTCACCAGGTAACCAATGCAAAATCAAAAGGgatgcattttttaatttaaatgagctTAGTATTGAAAATTTGAGATCATGTACAAAGCCTGAATTTTCAAGACCTATTAAATTAGAAGAGTGTATG agtcCATTACAAATTGTTGAAGATAAATTGGAACAAATCACATTACAacctgaaattaataaaatggacACATCACCAGACTCAAATGCTGATGAAACTGTAGTTATTTCAAGTCAAGctgaaagtttaaataatacttttgtattgaaacaaaatttagatttagcATCTGTTAAACGTATGGCTACAACCACTCCTCATCGTAGTAAACCACCTATTGATACACGTTGCCTAACTAAATCCATCACTAAGCCTACCATACAAAGAAAAAGATTGGTACTTAACAATCACAAAACTGGACTTTCTAATAGGAAAGTTAATCAAGAAAATATGCCACTAATTATGGCTGCAACTAGGACACTGGCTGATCCAATTCTTGCCAAAGCTATTACGAAAACacgaaataatactaataatatattaactacaaAATCTG taaACACAAGGATAACTTCACAAGACTCATGTAAGacaatagtaaaaaatcaaaaacctaCATTGACTATGag gcAACGAAATTGGTTATAA
- the LOC113553270 gene encoding kinesin-like protein KIF18A isoform X2, producing the protein MVLNRRSLENLKKLVPGRGRNIAQEEQMRVFVRIKPLPEEDDLLKPKTIRIRNDNGLIFDPKQDETPFFFHGVKQNPRDISKRQHKSIKYDFHRVFGPQSSNEDIYNESTKDLLNKLLCGYNCSVFVYGATGAGKTFTMLGNETNYGITYLTMKDLYEKVNEQQNSKKFEIYVSYLEVYNEMVYDLLVTDKKPLFLRECGNTTSVAGITIKMVNNVDELIEMLRRGNDNRTQHPTDANAESSRSHALFQVYIQMTFKHTDQVKMAKLSMVDLAGSERASSNKGMRFKEGSNINKSLLALGNCINNLSDGLRHIPYRDSKLTRLLKDSLGGNCKTLMISCVSPALSSYEDTHNTLKYASRAMKIKSNLKENVMSINHPPSHYTKLISGLEDEIQHLKKKHEELSKSKTPVPPDNLEDLKSTLESLFTGKIKKHNEILRLESTQKKTELRIFLKKNLLERFSSFNVPNLDEMTSELNRINMAIQQFQGRMASLNAQLNILWDEVIASNNELNLFIKKLEENNVKQFLDIDIVRFNAEVVIEEQATLLEHRNEIGMILDSNLNISNELITMLAEKSNQYYTLLNAHNKNTEDMKKNHINVTKSFLGGLKAVSWDFSPGNQCKIKRDAFFNLNELSIENLRSCTKPEFSRPIKLEECMSPLQIVEDKLEQITLQPEINKMDTSPDSNADETVVISSQAESLNNTFVLKQNLDLASVKRMATTTPHRSKPPIDTRCLTKSITKPTIQRKRLVLNNHKTGLSNRKVNQENMPLIMAATRTLADPILAKAITKTRNNTNNILTTKSGNEIGYNKLKKY; encoded by the exons ATGGTACTTAACCGTAGAAGCttagaaaatttgaaaaaacttGTACCTGGACGGGGACGAAATATTGCTCAGGAAGAACAAATGCGAGTATTTGTGCGTATTAAACCATTACCAGAAGAAGATGATTTACTTAAACc TAAAACAATAAGAATCAGAAATGATAatggtttaatatttgatCCAAAACAAGACGAGAcaccattttttttccatGGTGTTAAACAAAACCCCAGAGATATTTCAAAAAGACaacataaatcaataaaatatgattttcatcGTGTTTTTGGACCCCAAAGTTCTAATGAAGATATTTACAATGAAAGCACTAAAGATTTACTTAACAAACTTTTGTGTGGATATAATTGTTCAG TTTTCGTTTATGGAGCGACAGGTGCTGGAAAAACATTTACCATGTTGGGTAATGAAACAAACTAtggtattacatatttaactatgAAAGATTTGTATGAAAAAGTTAATGAAcaacaaaattctaaaaaatttgaaatttatgtttCCTATCTTGaa gtgtATAATGAAATGGTATATGACTTATTAGTAACCGAtaaaaaacctttatttttaCGTGAATGTGGAAATACAACGTCAGTTGCtggtataacaataaaaatggtaaataatgTTGATGAACTTATTGAAATGCTACGTCGAGGCAATGACAATCGTACACAACACCCCACTGATGCCAATGCCGAGTCATCTAGATCACATGCATTGTTTCAAGTGTATATACAGATGACATTTAAACATACAGATCAAGTAAAAATGGCCAAGCTGTCCATGGTTGATCTGGCAGGTTCAGAAAGAGCATCTTCTAATAAAGGGATGAGGTTTAAAGAAGGatctaacattaataaatccCTACTTGCTCTCG gaAATTGTATCAATAACTTGTCAGATGGGTTGAGGCACATACCTTACAGAGATTCAAAACTAACTAGATTATTAAAAGATTCTCTTGGTGGAAACTGTAAGACTCTGATGATTTCATGTGTGTCACCAGCCTTGTCATCATATGAAGATACTCATAACACATTGAAATATGCTTCTCGagctatgaaaattaaatccaat ctgAAAGAAAATGTAATGTCAATCAACCATCCTCCATCCcattacacaaaattaatatctgGCTTAGAAGATGAAATTCAGCATCTGAAGAAAAAACATGAAGAATTATCAAAATCTAAGACACCTGTACCACCAGACAATTTAGAAGATCTTAAATCAACTTTGGAATCTTTATTCactggaaaaattaaaaaacacaatGAAATTCTTCGTTTAGAatcaacacaaaaaaaaacagaattgagaatatttttaaagaaaaatttactTGAACGATTTTCTTCGTTTAACGTTCCAAATTTAGATGAAATG accAGTGAATTGAATCGAATAAATATGGCTATTCAACAATTTCAAGGGCGTATGGCTAGTTTAAATgctcaattaaatatattatgggaTGAAGTAATTGCATCTAACAAtgaattaaacttatttattaaaaaacttgaggaaaataatgttaaacaatttttagatattgatATTGTTCGTTTTAATGCTgag GTTGTCATAGAAGAGCAAGCTACCCTTCTTGAGCATAGAAATGAGATTGGTATGATATTGGACAGTAACCTCAATATCAGTAATGAACTAATAACTATGCTTGCGGAAAAATCTAatcagtattatacattattaaacgcacataataaaaatacagaagatatgaaaaaaaatcatatt AATgtaacaaaatcatttttgggAGGTTTGAAAGCAGTTAGTTGGGATTTTTCACCAGGTAACCAATGCAAAATCAAAAGGgatgcattttttaatttaaatgagctTAGTATTGAAAATTTGAGATCATGTACAAAGCCTGAATTTTCAAGACCTATTAAATTAGAAGAGTGTATG agtcCATTACAAATTGTTGAAGATAAATTGGAACAAATCACATTACAacctgaaattaataaaatggacACATCACCAGACTCAAATGCTGATGAAACTGTAGTTATTTCAAGTCAAGctgaaagtttaaataatacttttgtattgaaacaaaatttagatttagcATCTGTTAAACGTATGGCTACAACCACTCCTCATCGTAGTAAACCACCTATTGATACACGTTGCCTAACTAAATCCATCACTAAGCCTACCATACAAAGAAAAAGATTGGTACTTAACAATCACAAAACTGGACTTTCTAATAGGAAAGTTAATCAAGAAAATATGCCACTAATTATGGCTGCAACTAGGACACTGGCTGATCCAATTCTTGCCAAAGCTATTACGAAAACacgaaataatactaataatatattaactacaaAATCTG gcAACGAAATTGGTTATAACAAGTTGAAgaagtattaa
- the LOC113561090 gene encoding uncharacterized protein LOC113561090, with protein MTVAALDKYHLGISAIVVVAMQLLFFTVAVTFQYDKVADFAGGISFILVAVLTYGLAQTHDNRQFMVTLFVCIWGARLSSYLFYRIIKIGRDATFPDRRSNMIRFAVFWTFQAIWVLVVSLPIIVINAPHNSIKAGAPKTMTTLDTVGCCVFIFGFIIETFADLQKYAFRSEETNKGKWCDDGLWSMSRHPNYFGEIVLWWGVFIVSLNVIKGPEYIVVISPIFTTFIILFLSGIPHLERVSDHRFRNNAHYQLYKRSTSPLIPIPPSLYIEVPGFIKMLCCCELPLYNWMKAHPSDPPEAAPAPKSS; from the exons ATGACAGTCGCGGCATTGGATAAATATCATTTGGGCATTAGTGCCATTGTTGTTGTGGCTAtgcaacttttatttttcactgttGCTGTCACATTTCAGTATGATAAAGTGGCCGACTTTGCTGGtggtataagttttattttagtggCTGTGCTAACATATGGATTAGCTCAG acacATGATAATCGACAATTTATggttacattatttgtatgtatttgggGTGCCCGATTAAgttcatatttgttttatcgaataataaaaattggtaGAGATGCTACATTTCCAGACAGACGTAGCAATATGATTCGCTTTGCTGTGTTTTGGACATTTCAA GCTATTTGGGTGCTTGTTGTTAGCTTgcctattattgttatcaatgcACCtcataattctataaaagCTGGAGCCCCTAAAACTATGACCACTTTGGATACTGTTGGCTGTTGTGTGTTCATTTTTGGCTTCATTATTGAAACTTTTGCTGATTTACAAAAGTATGCATTTAGAAGTGAAGAAACAAATAAAGGAAAGTGGTGTGATGACG gtttatGGAGTATGTCTAGACATCCAAATTATTTTGGAGAAATAGTATTGTGGTGGGGTGTTTTTATTGTGTCATTAAATGTGATTAAAGGTCCagagtatattgttgttatatcgCCAATTTTCACAACATTTATCATACTTTTTCTCTCTGGTATTCCACACTTAGAACGAGTTTCCGATCATAGATTTAGAAA CAATGCTCATTATCAGCTGTACAAGCGATCCACTTCACCATTAATACCTATACCGCCGTCTCTTTATATTGAAGTACctggttttattaaaatgctttGTTGTTGTGAACTACCTTTATATAATTGGATGAAAGCACATCCTTCAGATCCTCCAGAAGCAGCTCCAGCTCCAAAATCATCCTAG
- the LOC113549732 gene encoding telomerase reverse transcriptase-like: MPAADSNKFITNNLPEFLLLVSQPPETVFTLDAALLRDLHAVIVCYDAHVFYRNRGGMDGSTVGLDEFVLYCDSKIQPQLVDEGEDSRDGYYRCLMTVSDLIRTEPWARLYGVVGTRVMRRLLFDCLLFVPLGRHVYYCVRSPSQHAGRYEVLQAFRTRAGSRWTPKLPLPSPRKYFNIAGLLGDVKPIGRQDSSDMLRGILQTDVIGTTGDHPMDVGAMCLDQLARKLKVMADKDTSRAYWDIYRDVVGNCASAEVPLCRVKLFARMVVRKIVPRELFGTVGNRDQYCNNMCQVLNGGKFHDYTVQHIVHKIKIKKINWLNGVAKDRWAEIVAKTLVWLINVFVFSKIVHCFRIVTTTTPNNGIVYVVKNKWANMCREKISPLIADGSEFFRQIQHNVPEPSSSSFYRNWKVCPYAKPNGVRLIFKLRRKEGINEKRLTDDCLTFLRCLSRSRPVEFRSVTRQQFFRGWKALQESRRSSTATTLYYVRTDFRDAFTSFMHDKLQTVVRDRIKERFGKKQKTVAVHTVDVVKIGSGGTVFYKKLRYVGGLPTPEFQGGSLVFHDKTDVVSLFRIWNGVRRCIGCNAVERGGLRWVMTRGVVQGDRLSVALCDLLLADLHADRLTGLVDGKLGCRLYRFVDDYIFVSPDRDSARRYLAAMRAGFVEYGLRLNRFKTETNLDDDGGSKRTVKFLGFRLNAVTGEVTKDTSAYRNRRPLHFFDYKLGRGRPGRSLYAKVGQPNWHIMPAVLVSKSFNSVATVARNVASVVAYKAFAVIAAVKQYFFHLNPLFLVNTVRAVARMMYANARASVQYSAVTPMQCKWIVYEVYATMFRVHFSPDDRRVASVVHQIRDAQTTVGSKCVTRVLRAALRRYDFAKMFG; this comes from the coding sequence ATGCCGGCTGCAGACTCAAACAAGTTCATCACGAATAATTTACCGGAATTCCTGTTGCTCGTCTCACAACCGCCGGAAACCGTGTTTACCTTGGACGCAGCGCTGTTACGGGACCTCCATGCGGTAATTGTCTGTTACGATGCACACGTTTTCTATCGGAACCGTGGCGGTATGGATGGATCCACTGTCGGTCTGGACGAATTTGTGTTGTACTGTGACAGCAAGATTCAGCCACAGCTGGTCGACGAAGGCGAAGACTCCCGGGATGGTTATTATCGGTGTTTGATGACCGTCAGCGATCTGATCCGAACCGAACCGTGGGCCCGGCTTTACGGCGTCGTCGGTACCCGCGTCATGCGCCGTTTGCTGTTCGACTGTCTGTTGTTCGTGCCACTGGGCCGACACGTATACTACTGCGTGCGATCACCGTCACAGCACGCAGGCCGGTACGAAGTGTTGCAGGCGTTCCGGACCCGGGCTGGTTCAAGGTGGACACCGAAGCTGCCATTACCGTCGCCGCGGAAATACTTCAACATCGCGGGACTGCTAGGGGACGTGAAACCGATCGGACGGCAAGACTCGTCCGACATGTTGCGCGGCATACTACAAACAGACGTCATCGGCACGACAGGCGATCATCCTATGGACGTCGGCGCGATGTGTCTCGATCAGCTTGCACGTAAACTCAAAGTTATGGCGGACAAGGATACTTCACGCGCGTACTGGGACATTTACCGGGACGTGGTTGGCAATTGCGCTTCGGCCGAGGTACCATTATGTAGGGTAAAGTTGTTTGCCCGGATGGTTGTGCGTAAAATCGTGCCACGAGAGCTGTTTGGGACAGTCGGTAACCGTGACCAGTACTGCAACAACATGTGCCAGGTGCTGAACGGTGGAAAGTTCCACGATTACACGGTGCAGCACATCGTGCACAAGATCAAGATAAAAAAGATCAATTGGCTGAACGGCGTGGCCAAGGACCGGTGGGCCGAGATTGTGGCCAAGACGCTGGTGTGGCTGATCAACGTATTCGTTTTCAGTAAGATCGTACACTGCTTCCGGATTGTAACGACTACCACGCCTAACAACGGTATCGTCTACGTGGTTAAGAACAAATGGGCGAATATGTGCCGTGAGAAGATATCACCACTAATTGCCGACGGTAGCGAGTTTTTCCGTCAGATCCAGCACAACGTGCCTGAgccgtcgtcatcgtcgtttTATAGGAACTGGAAAGTATGCCCGTATGCAAAACCTAACGGGGTGCGTTTGATATTCAAGCTGCGGCGGAAAGAAGGCATCAATGAGAAGCGGCTGACCGACGATTGTCTAACGTTCTTGCGGTGCTTATCGCGCTCCCGGCCCGTCGAATTCCGGTCCGTGACAAGGCAACAATTCTTCCGCGGGTGGAAGGCGCTCCAAGAATCCCGTCGCAGTTCCACCGCTACCACTTTGTATTACGTGCGTACGGATTTCCGTGACGCGTTCACCAGCTTCATGCACGATAAACTGCAGACGGTCGTTCGGGATCGAATCAAGGAACGTTTTGGCAAGAAGCAGAAGACGGTGGCCGTGCACACGGTGGACGTAGTGAAAATCGGCAGTGGCGGCACCGTGTTCTATAAGAAGCTCAGGTACGTGGGCGGACTGCCGACACCCGAGTTTCAGGGTGGGTCTCTGGTGTTCCACGACAAAACTGACGTGGTGTCGTTGTTCCGGATCTGGAATGGTGTGCGCCGGTGCATCGGATGCAACGCTGTGGAACGGGGCGGCCTCCGGTGGGTTATGACTAGGGGTGTAGTGCAAGGCGACCGATTGTCTGTGGCCCTGTGCGACCTGTTGCTGGCCGACCTCCACGCCGACCGGCTGACGGGCCTAGTGGATGGCAAGTTGGGTTGCCGGCTGTATCGGTTTGTGGACGACTATATATTCGTATCGCCTGACCGTGACTCCGCACGTCGATACCTGGCAGCGATGCGCGCTGGGTTTGTCGAATACGGGCTCCGGCTGAACCGTTTCAAAACCGAGACGAATCTGGATGACGATGGTGGCAGCAAAAGGACGGTCAAATTCTTGGGTTTCCGGTTGAACGCGGTCACGGGAGAGGTGACTAAAGACACATCCGCGTACCGGAATCGCCGGCCTTTACACTTTTTTGACTACAAGCTGGGCCGTGGACGACCAGGTCGGTCACTGTACGCCAAAGTAGGCCAGCCTAACTGGCATATCATGCCTGCCGTGCTGGTTAGTAAGTCGTTCAATTCGGTGGCCACGGTGGCCCGGAACGTGGCGTCCGTGGTCGCGTACAAGGCGTTCGCCGTCATTGCGGCCGTCAAGCAATACTTCTTCCATCTGAATCCCTTGTTCCTGGTCAACACAGTGCGCGCTGTCGCCCGGATGATGTACGCAAATGCGCGCGCCTCTGTTCAGTACTCGGCCGTCACGCCCATGCAGTGCAAGTGGATCGTGTACGAAGTCTACGCCACCATGTTCCGCGTCCATTTCTCGCCGGACGACCGCCGAGTCGCATCCGTCGTGCATCAGATTCGGGATGCACAGACTACTGTCGGAAGCAAGTGCGTCACTCGGGTACTGAGGGCTGCCCTGAGACGTTACGATTTTGCTAAAATGTTCGGTTGA